The following coding sequences are from one Bos indicus x Bos taurus breed Angus x Brahman F1 hybrid chromosome 5, Bos_hybrid_MaternalHap_v2.0, whole genome shotgun sequence window:
- the EIF4B gene encoding eukaryotic translation initiation factor 4B isoform X1, translating to MAASAKKKNKKGKTISLTDFLAEDGGTGGGSTYVPKPVSWADETDDLEGDVSTTWHSNDDDVYRAPPIDRSILPTAPRAAREPNIDRSRLPKSPPYTAFLGNLPYDVTEDSIKEFFRGLNISAVRLPREPSNPERLKGFGYAEFEDLDSLLSALSLNEESLGNRRIRVDVADQAQDKDRDDRSFGRDRNRDSDKTDTDWRARPAADSFDDYPPRRGDDSFGDKYRDRYDSDRYRDGYRDSYRDGPRRDMDRYGGRDRYDDRGGRDYDRGYDSRIGSGRRAFGSGYRRDDDYRGGGDRYEDRYDRRDDRSWSSRDDYSRDDYRRDDRGPPQRPKLNLKPRSTPKEDDSSASTSQSSRAASIFGGAKPVDTAAREREVEERLQKEQEKLQRQLDEPKLERRPRERHPSWRSEETQERERSRTGSESSQTGTSATSGRSKSDQDARRRESEKSLENETPNKEEDCQSPTSKPPKPEQPLKVMPAPPPKENAWVKRSSNPPARSQSSDTEQQSPTSGGGKVVPAQLSEEGSARKDENKVDGVSAPKGQSGSSSRGPGDGGNKDHWKEADRKDGKKDHDSRSAPEPKKAEENPASKFSSASKYAALAIDGEDENEGDYTE from the exons atGGCGGCCTCAG cgaaaaagaagaataagaagGGGAAGACTATCTCCCTAACAGACTTTCTGGCTGAGGATGGAGGGACTGGTGGAGGCAGCACCTATGTCCCCAAACCAGTCAGCTGGGCTGATGAAACAGACGATCTGGAAGGGGATG TTTCAACCACTTGGCatagtaatgatgatgatgtgtATCGGGCACCTCCAATTGACCGTTCCATCCTGCCCACTGCTCCACGGGCTGCTCGGGAACCCAATATCGACCGGAGCCGTCTTCCCAAATCTCCACCCTACACTGCTTTTCTAGGGAACCTGCCCTATGATGTGACAGAAGACTCCATTAAGGAATTCTTTAGAGGATTAAAT aTCAGTGCAGTGCGTTTACCGCGTGAACCCAGCAATCCTGAAAGGTTAAAAGGTTTTGGTTATGCAGAGTTTGAGGACCTGGATTCCTTGCTCAGTGCCTTGAGCCTCAACGAAGAG TCTCTAGGTAACAGGAGAATTCGAGTGGACGTTGCTGATCAAGCACAGGATAAAG ACAGGGATGATCGTTCTTTTGGCCGAGATAGAAATCGTGATTCTGACAAAACAGATACAGACTGGAGGGCCCGTCCTGCTGCAGACAGCTTTGATGACTACCCGCCCAGAAGGGGTGATGATAGCTTTGGAGACA AGTATCGAGATCGTTACGATTCAGACAGATATCGTGATGGGTATCGGGACAGTTACCGTGATGGCCCACGCCGGGACATGGATCGATACGGGGGCCGAGATCGCTATGATGACCGAGGTGGCAGAGACTATGACAGAG GCTACGATTCCAGGATAGGCAGTGGCAGAAGAGCATTCGGTAGCGGGTACCGGAGGGATGATGACTACAGAGGAGGCGGGGACCGCTATGAAGACAGATACGACAGACGAGATGACCGGTCCTGGAGTTCCAGAGATGATTACTCTCGGGATGATTACAGGCGGGATGATAGAG gTCCCCCTCAAAGACCCAAACTGAACCTAAAGCCTCGGAGTACTCCTAAGGAAGATGATTCCTCCGCTAGCACCTCCCAGTCCAGTCGTGCAGCCTCTATCTTTGGAGGGGCAAAGCCTGTTGACACAGCTGCTAGAGAACGAGAAGTAGAAGAGCGGCTACAGAAGGAACAGGAGAAACTGCAGCGTCAGCTGGATGAGCCAAAACTAGAACGACGGCCTCGGGAGAG ACACCCAAGCTGGCGAAGTGAAGAAACTCAGGAACGGGAACGATCGAGGACAGGAAGTGAGTCATCACAGACTGGGACCTCAGCCACATCTGGCAGAAGTAAGTCAGACCAGG ATGCAAGAAGAAGAGAGAGTGAGAAGTCTTTAGAAAATGAAACCCCCAATAAAGAGGAAGACTGTCAGTCTCCAACTTCTAAGCCTCCCAAACCTGAACAGCCTCTAAAGGTAATGCCAGCCCCTCCACCAAAGGAGAATGCTTGGGTGAAGCGAAGTTCTAACCCTCCTGCTCGATCTCAGAGCTCAGACACAGAGCAGCAGTCCCCTACAAG TGGTGGAGGGAAAGTAGTTCCAGCTCAACTATCTGAGGAAGGATCAGCAAGGAAAG ATGAAAATAAAGTAGATGGGGTGAGTGCCCCAAAAGGCCAAAGTGGGAGCTCCAGCCGTGGTCCGGGAGATGGGGGGAACAAAGACCACTGGAAGGAGGCAGACAG GAAAGATGGCAAAAAGGATCACGACTCCAGATCTGCACCTGAgccaaagaaagctgaagaaaatCCAGCCTCG AAGTTCAGTTCTGCAAGCAAGTACGCTGCTCTCGCCATTGACGGTGAAGATGAAAATGAGGGAGATTACACCGAATAG
- the EIF4B gene encoding eukaryotic translation initiation factor 4B isoform X2 produces the protein MAASAKKKNKKGKTISLTDFLAEDGGTGGGSTYVPKPVSWADETDDLEGDVSTTWHSNDDDVYRAPPIDRSILPTAPRAAREPNIDRSRLPKSPPYTAFLGNLPYDVTEDSIKEFFRGLNISAVRLPREPSNPERLKGFGYAEFEDLDSLLSALSLNEESLGNRRIRVDVADQAQDKDRDDRSFGRDRNRDSDKTDTDWRARPAADSFDDYPPRRGDDSFGDKYRDRYDSDRYRDGYRDSYRDGPRRDMDRYGGRDRYDDRGGRDYDRGYDSRIGSGRRAFGSGYRRDDDYRGGGDRYEDRYDRRDDRSWSSRDDYSRDDYRRDDRGPPQRPKLNLKPRSTPKEDDSSASTSQSSRAASIFGGAKPVDTAAREREVEERLQKEQEKLQRQLDEPKLERRPRERHPSWRSEETQERERSRTGSESSQTGTSATSGRNARRRESEKSLENETPNKEEDCQSPTSKPPKPEQPLKVMPAPPPKENAWVKRSSNPPARSQSSDTEQQSPTSGGGKVVPAQLSEEGSARKDENKVDGVSAPKGQSGSSSRGPGDGGNKDHWKEADRKDGKKDHDSRSAPEPKKAEENPASKFSSASKYAALAIDGEDENEGDYTE, from the exons atGGCGGCCTCAG cgaaaaagaagaataagaagGGGAAGACTATCTCCCTAACAGACTTTCTGGCTGAGGATGGAGGGACTGGTGGAGGCAGCACCTATGTCCCCAAACCAGTCAGCTGGGCTGATGAAACAGACGATCTGGAAGGGGATG TTTCAACCACTTGGCatagtaatgatgatgatgtgtATCGGGCACCTCCAATTGACCGTTCCATCCTGCCCACTGCTCCACGGGCTGCTCGGGAACCCAATATCGACCGGAGCCGTCTTCCCAAATCTCCACCCTACACTGCTTTTCTAGGGAACCTGCCCTATGATGTGACAGAAGACTCCATTAAGGAATTCTTTAGAGGATTAAAT aTCAGTGCAGTGCGTTTACCGCGTGAACCCAGCAATCCTGAAAGGTTAAAAGGTTTTGGTTATGCAGAGTTTGAGGACCTGGATTCCTTGCTCAGTGCCTTGAGCCTCAACGAAGAG TCTCTAGGTAACAGGAGAATTCGAGTGGACGTTGCTGATCAAGCACAGGATAAAG ACAGGGATGATCGTTCTTTTGGCCGAGATAGAAATCGTGATTCTGACAAAACAGATACAGACTGGAGGGCCCGTCCTGCTGCAGACAGCTTTGATGACTACCCGCCCAGAAGGGGTGATGATAGCTTTGGAGACA AGTATCGAGATCGTTACGATTCAGACAGATATCGTGATGGGTATCGGGACAGTTACCGTGATGGCCCACGCCGGGACATGGATCGATACGGGGGCCGAGATCGCTATGATGACCGAGGTGGCAGAGACTATGACAGAG GCTACGATTCCAGGATAGGCAGTGGCAGAAGAGCATTCGGTAGCGGGTACCGGAGGGATGATGACTACAGAGGAGGCGGGGACCGCTATGAAGACAGATACGACAGACGAGATGACCGGTCCTGGAGTTCCAGAGATGATTACTCTCGGGATGATTACAGGCGGGATGATAGAG gTCCCCCTCAAAGACCCAAACTGAACCTAAAGCCTCGGAGTACTCCTAAGGAAGATGATTCCTCCGCTAGCACCTCCCAGTCCAGTCGTGCAGCCTCTATCTTTGGAGGGGCAAAGCCTGTTGACACAGCTGCTAGAGAACGAGAAGTAGAAGAGCGGCTACAGAAGGAACAGGAGAAACTGCAGCGTCAGCTGGATGAGCCAAAACTAGAACGACGGCCTCGGGAGAG ACACCCAAGCTGGCGAAGTGAAGAAACTCAGGAACGGGAACGATCGAGGACAGGAAGTGAGTCATCACAGACTGGGACCTCAGCCACATCTGGCAGAA ATGCAAGAAGAAGAGAGAGTGAGAAGTCTTTAGAAAATGAAACCCCCAATAAAGAGGAAGACTGTCAGTCTCCAACTTCTAAGCCTCCCAAACCTGAACAGCCTCTAAAGGTAATGCCAGCCCCTCCACCAAAGGAGAATGCTTGGGTGAAGCGAAGTTCTAACCCTCCTGCTCGATCTCAGAGCTCAGACACAGAGCAGCAGTCCCCTACAAG TGGTGGAGGGAAAGTAGTTCCAGCTCAACTATCTGAGGAAGGATCAGCAAGGAAAG ATGAAAATAAAGTAGATGGGGTGAGTGCCCCAAAAGGCCAAAGTGGGAGCTCCAGCCGTGGTCCGGGAGATGGGGGGAACAAAGACCACTGGAAGGAGGCAGACAG GAAAGATGGCAAAAAGGATCACGACTCCAGATCTGCACCTGAgccaaagaaagctgaagaaaatCCAGCCTCG AAGTTCAGTTCTGCAAGCAAGTACGCTGCTCTCGCCATTGACGGTGAAGATGAAAATGAGGGAGATTACACCGAATAG